In one window of Oryzias melastigma strain HK-1 linkage group LG5, ASM292280v2, whole genome shotgun sequence DNA:
- the lrrn2 gene encoding leucine-rich repeat neuronal protein 2: MRPALVLLQSQCLLCVLSGVCVPAVVGSLPPAMPWHVYCPARCVCQIKPWFSPDSVYHEAPTVDCNDLLLTKLPAPLPANTHTLRLQSNLLSALDTAALSGLSNLTDLDLSQNRFSHVRMLTQSSPLPSLLSLHLEENHLSHLHNASFLSLPALQELFLSHNNLHSISPGAFIGLDYLLRLHINNNRLTTVDPQWFRALPRLEVLMLGGNPVDALPEKGFVALKSLRSLVLGGMGLRGLAEKALEGLENLESLSFYDNLLHKVPTQALRRVPGLKFLDLNKNHIRVIETGDFHGMAHLKELGLNNMEELVSIEKAALDDLPELTKLEITNNPRLSYIHPQAFVQLSRLESLMLNSNSLSALHHHIMLSLPSLQEVSLHSNPLRCDCLFHWVTKDGPHPHTERKKDTQTTRAVRFIQPQATLCAEPPELRKRRVREVSSGEMSASCLPTIPASSLPSYVGVQEGDKVLLHCRALADPQPELYWVTPSGLRLAASTKNNSKSSTTTDFCINQTTSEQSSGRRVLQLQPHDPSPCQHLKHYKLLPEGTLEISKVSLSEAGLYTCVAENALGADTRSVTVGVHSRRKNRKKGAATKKSTFQAFRADAKLELREVGEHYAVLSWQSRHNLPSTRLSWQVIFPNSHMPTYTTRILAGTQSFNLTHLQEGTFYKVCLHLGISDRHVSVLLKDSRRPRCVSFRTKDLPEVQVGLQLDPQLTSTAVTLLLLALILLLAGQGWDSEPGDAMKKSQHAVHQATQASKTLVFNQKIQKDPQQQNQSEKCLLHQVC, translated from the coding sequence ATGAGGCCGGCTTTAGTACTTCTACAGTCGCAGTGTCTCTTGTGTGTGCTCAGTGGTGTGTGTGTGCCCGCTGTCGTGGGTTCACTTCCTCCCGCAATGCCGTGGCACGTCTACTGCCCCGCCAGGTGTGTGTGTCAGATCAAGCCATGGTTTTCCCCCGATTCCGTCTATCACGAAGCTCCAACGGTGGACTGCAACGACCTTCTGTTGACGAAGCTCCCTGCGCCCTTAcccgcaaacacacacaccctccgCCTGCAGAGTAATCTGCTGTCGGCGCTGGACACCGCAGCACTGAGCGGACTCTCAAACCTGACTGACCTGGACCTTTCCCAGAACCGCTTCAGCCATGTGAGAATGCTGACTCAGAGTTCTCCGCTGCCTTCTCTGCTGTCTCTGCACCTGGAAGAAAACCACTTGAGTCACCTCCACAATGCTTCCTTCTTGTCACTGCCAGCTTTGCAAGAGCTCTTTCTAAGCCACAATAATCTACATTCAATATCACCCGGAGCCTTCATTGGTCTGGACTACCTGCTACGTCTTCACATCAACAACAACAGACTCACCACTGTTGACCCGCAGTGGTTCAGAGCTTTGCCTCGCTTGGAGGTTCTTATGCTTGGTGGAAACCCAGTGGACGCCCTGCCTGAGAAAGGCTTTGTAGCCCTGAAATCTCTCCGGAGCCTCGTCCTTGGTGGTATGGGTCTGAGAGGCTTGGCAGAAAAAGCCTTGGAAGGCCTTGAAAACTTAGAAAGCCTTTCCTTCTATGACAACCTTCTGCATAAAGTCCCAACTCAAGCCCTCAGGAGAGTGCCTGGACTGAAGTTTCTCGATCTAAACAAGAACCACATCAGAGTTATCGAGACAGGAGACTTCCACGGTATGGCCCACCTGAAGGAGCTCGGTCTGAACAACATGGAGGAGCTGGTTTCCATCGAGAAAGCTGCCCTGGACGACCTCCCCGAGCTCACCAAGCTGGAGATAACCAACAACCCTCGTCTGTCCTACATCCACCCTCAGGCTTTTGTCCAGCTGAGCCGTCTGGAGAGCCTGATGCTCAACTCCAACTCTCTGAGCGCCCTCCACCACCACATCATGCTCTCCCTGCCAAGTCTTCAGGAGGTCAGCCTCCACTCAAACCCTCTGCGGTGCGACTGCCTGTTTCACTGGGTCACCAAGGACGGCCCCCATCCTCATACAGAGAGGAAGAAAGACACGCAAACAACTCGGGCGGTGCGTTTCATCCAGCCTCAGGCAACACTGTGTGCCGAACCTCCAGAACTGCGAAAGCGCAGAGTGAGGGAAGTGTCCTCGGGAGAGATGTCTGCATCCTGCCTTCCCACAATTCCTGCCAGCTCCCTTCCGTCCTATGTGGGGGTTCAGGAAGGGGACAAAGTGCTGCTGCACTGTCGAGCTCTTGCAGATCCACAGCCTGAGCTGTACTGGGTGACCCCTTCAGGTCTGAGACTGGCAGCATCGAcgaaaaacaactcaaaaagcTCAACGACCACTGATTTCTGCATAAATCAAACTACTTCAGAGCAGTCATCTGGCAGAAgagtcctgcagctgcagcctcacGATCCCTCTCCATGCCAACACCTCAAACACTACAAGCTCCTGCCTGAAGGGACTCTGGAGATCAGCAAGGTCTCTCTCAGTGAGGCAGGATTGTACACCTGCGTGGCTGAAAACGCACTGGGAGCTGATACGCGCAGCGTTACTGTGGGGGTGCACAGCAGAAGGAAAAATAGAAAGAAGGGGGCGGCGACTAAAAAGAGCACATTTCAAGCATTCAGAGCCGACGCCAAACTGGAGTTAAGAGAGGTTGGAGAACATTACGCTGTCTTgtcctggcagagcagacacAATCTTCCCTCAACTCGCCTTTCCTGGCAGGTCATTTTCCCCAACTCCCACATGCCAACGTACACCACGCGCATCCTCGCTGGCACACAGAGCTTCAACCTGACTCACCTGCAAGAGGGGACGTTTTATAAAGTTTGTCTTCACTTAGGGATCAGCGACAGACACGTCAGTGTTCTTCTAAAGGACAGCAGGAGGCCTCGGTGCGTCTCATTCAGGACGAAGGATCTCCCGGAGGTTCAGGTTGGCCTGCAGCTTGACCCCCAGCTGACCTCCACAGCCGTCACGCTCCTGCTCCTCGCCCTCATACTGCTGCTGGCAGGACAAGGCTGGGACAGCGAGCCCGGAGACGCCATGAAGAAGTCCCAGCATGCCGTACATCAAGCCACTCAGGCTTCCAAGACTCTGGTCTTCAATCAAAAGATTCAAAAAGATCCCCAACAGCAAAATCAAAGTGAGAAATGTCTACTGCATCAAGTCTGCTAA